The Neodiprion fabricii isolate iyNeoFabr1 chromosome 4, iyNeoFabr1.1, whole genome shotgun sequence genome window below encodes:
- the LOC124179384 gene encoding acyl-CoA Delta(11) desaturase-like produces the protein MSVTLADAGAAARDETTVEKLCEEAYREKIAEHWTWNYIWNNIKWSQFIPMVILNVGLVGSLTMYAFGLHSIPIKPMTVAWIFIVGCGAFVGTTAGAHRLWSHRSYKANLPLRILLMFLYSVLGLYTIYDWARDHRVHHKYVETDADPHNAKRGFWFSHMGWLCVHRHPECLRRGREVDMTDVRNDGVAMFQRKYGTILNIIFCFTLPTIIPVIYWGETVMHAVLTQVFIRYVLGAHCLWSINSFAHLWGDRPYNRLINPAENMLVSVLTGGEGSHNYHHTFPWDYKASELPYINFNAATMFIDAFAQIGWAYDLRQPSPELIDKIVHRIGKKSTVPVQHQQYWLFRHISELGSRLRLSLRSSNGSSVRFS, from the exons ATGTCCGTCACACTCGCGGACGCTGGTGCAGCTGCACGTGATGAAACAACGGTCGAGAAACTATGCGAGGAGGCATACAGAGAGAAAATTGCCGAACACTGGACGTGGAATTACATttggaataatatcaaatggAGTCAGTTTATTCCCATGGTAATACTCAACGTCGGATTGGTAGGATCCCTGACGATGTACGCCTTCGGACTACATTCGATACCCATTAAACCGATGACCGTTGCTTGGA TATTCATCGTCGGTTGTGGAGCATTCGTTGGAACAACGGCAGGAGCACATCGGCTCTGGTCTCACCGCTCGTACAAGGCAAATCTCCCGTTGCGAATACTGCTGATGTTCCTCTACTCCGTTCTCGGATTG TACACGATCTACGACTGGGCAAGGGACCACAGAGTCCACCACAAGTACGTTGAGACGGACGCAGATCCCCACAACGCTAAGCGGGGCTTCTGGTTCTCCCACATGGGCTGGCTCTGCGTCCATCGTCACCCGGAGTGTCTTCGCCGAGGGAGAGAGGTCGACATGACCGACGTAAGGAACGACGGAGTCGCCATGTTCCAGAGAAA ATACGGTACCATTCTAAACATCATATTCTGCTTCACATTACCGACGATAATCCCGGTAATATATTGGGGTGAAACTGTAATGCATGCTGTGCTGACTCAGGTTTTCATACGCTACGTCCTGGGCGCACACTGCCTCTGGAGCATAAACAGTTTCGCACATCTTTGGGGCGATCGACCTTACAACAG ACTGATAAACCCGGCTGAGAATATGTTGGTTTCGGTGCTGACGGGTGGCGAAGGATCGCACAATTATCACCACACGTTCCCTTGGGACTACAAGGCCTCCGAGTTGCCCTACATAAACTTCAACGCGGCAACGATGTTCATTGACGCGTTTGCCCAGATCGGATGGGCATACGACCTGCGACAACCCTCGCCCGAACTTATAGACAAAATAGTTCATAGAATCGGCAAGAAGTCCACCGTTCCTGTGCAACACCAGCAGTACTGGTTATTCAGGCACATTTCCGAACTTGGCTCTCGTCTCAGGCTGTCGCTCAGATCATCAAACGGTTCCTCGGTCAGATTTTCATGA